One stretch of Amycolatopsis tolypomycina DNA includes these proteins:
- a CDS encoding AMP-binding protein produces MHTEYWYNARTYAEAIDLDSTGTVAHLLPMVHNAGIVCALHAAHSVGGCVALAAPEPAQLKVIAPQVTHAMLSPALAAMVTQDPGLFDALAGLRRLVWVNGPLPADIVARFETPSRTIIQMFGMGEGMCMATPAAAPAEIRHRTVGTPLSPFDEIRVYAPGTEDPVPPGTPGELCARGPVTIRGYFRAPERNTEAFTSDGFYRTGDIVVEVPHGGRSFYRLQDRIKDLINRGGEKVNAAEVENLLVRHPAVERAALVAMPDERLGERACAFIVPKDGAQVPGLGEVQRYLDGIGVAKFKWPERIEPLGEFPLTNVSKVDKRALRARITEILAAEETSDA; encoded by the coding sequence TTGCACACCGAGTACTGGTACAATGCGCGGACCTATGCCGAGGCCATCGACCTCGACTCCACCGGCACCGTCGCCCATCTCCTGCCCATGGTGCACAACGCGGGCATCGTGTGCGCGCTGCACGCCGCGCACTCCGTGGGCGGCTGTGTCGCGCTCGCCGCACCGGAGCCGGCCCAGCTCAAGGTGATCGCCCCGCAGGTCACGCACGCCATGCTCTCGCCGGCGCTGGCCGCCATGGTGACGCAGGACCCCGGGCTCTTCGACGCTCTGGCCGGCCTGCGCCGGCTCGTGTGGGTGAACGGTCCTCTGCCTGCCGACATCGTGGCGAGGTTCGAGACGCCGTCGCGCACCATCATCCAGATGTTCGGGATGGGCGAGGGGATGTGCATGGCCACCCCGGCCGCGGCGCCCGCCGAGATCAGGCACCGGACGGTGGGCACTCCGCTCAGCCCGTTCGACGAGATCCGCGTGTACGCGCCGGGAACCGAGGACCCGGTACCGCCGGGCACGCCGGGGGAGCTCTGTGCCCGTGGCCCGGTGACCATCCGCGGGTACTTCCGGGCGCCGGAGCGCAACACGGAAGCCTTCACCTCCGACGGCTTCTACCGCACCGGCGACATCGTCGTCGAGGTCCCGCACGGCGGCCGCAGCTTCTATCGCCTCCAGGACCGCATCAAGGACCTCATCAACCGGGGCGGCGAGAAGGTCAACGCGGCCGAGGTGGAGAACCTCCTCGTCCGTCATCCCGCCGTGGAGCGTGCGGCTTTGGTGGCCATGCCCGACGAACGGCTCGGGGAACGCGCCTGTGCCTTCATCGTCCCGAAGGATGGTGCGCAGGTCCCCGGCCTCGGCGAGGTGCAGCGGTACCTCGACGGGATCGGGGTCGCGAAGTTCAAGTGGCCGGAGCGCATCGAGCCGCTCGGCGAGTTCCCGCTCACCAACGTCTCCAAGGTCGACAAGCGCGCCCTGCGGGCCAGGATCACGGAGATCCTTGCGGCCGAGGAAACCAGCGACGCGTAG
- a CDS encoding AMP-binding protein — MKTTSESASTPETLVPFPPEVIRRYRAAGMWSDRTLAQEFRAIADYHPGHLAVITPDARLTYAELDRRTDRLALGLRDLGLRPGERVLLQVTNGVWAVLAWYGLLKAGLVPIATLALHRRHEILEIARQAEPVAHLIEPGFRGHDLVALAAEVTKAQPTLRRLLTIGTATPPAAAITLESLESADRPAAPRTRPS, encoded by the coding sequence ATGAAGACCACATCCGAGTCAGCGTCGACACCGGAAACCCTGGTCCCATTTCCCCCGGAGGTCATCCGCCGCTACCGCGCGGCCGGCATGTGGTCCGACCGGACCCTGGCACAGGAATTCCGCGCGATCGCCGACTACCACCCCGGCCATCTAGCGGTCATCACCCCCGATGCCCGGCTGACCTACGCCGAGCTGGACCGGCGCACTGATCGGCTGGCTCTCGGGCTGCGCGATCTCGGGCTGCGGCCCGGCGAGCGGGTGCTGCTGCAGGTGACCAACGGCGTCTGGGCGGTGCTGGCCTGGTACGGGCTTCTCAAGGCCGGACTGGTGCCGATCGCCACCCTGGCCCTGCACCGCCGCCACGAAATCCTCGAGATCGCCCGCCAGGCCGAACCCGTGGCCCATCTCATCGAACCCGGCTTCCGCGGCCACGACCTGGTCGCCCTCGCCGCCGAGGTGACCAAGGCGCAGCCGACACTGCGCCGGCTGCTCACGATCGGTACGGCAACACCGCCCGCGGCCGCCATCACCCTGGAGTCGCTCGAGTCGGCGGATCGTCCGGCGGCACCACGAACACGCCCAAGCTGA
- a CDS encoding alpha/beta hydrolase: protein MSAAPARVPSGRGRAALATDWYPASLLEKTAVGPRTLITHDGEVSRGVLYEPGTASRTVFCLMHPRQDLQRHPLIPGLLAAGHAVWAQTGREGGNDLRLVHETALLDVAAGTEFLRERGFEHIVLIGHSGGAGLYSFYTEQSLAAPFDRVARTPGGTPVRLAEAEMPAPDGLVLVAPHPGQGRLLLSMIDPSVTDENDPFSVELDLDPYHPANGFGEAPEGSHYPAEFVERYRRAQHERVARIDERARDLIDGQLAARKRFKSGSGDPADRRRGVLTPIITTYRTDADPRCTDLRLDPSDRPYGSVIGARPSVSNYGVTGFGRLTTPESWLSTWSGLSSNAALVRSLGGVAIPTLTIEFTGDCSVFPGDVQDALAALKAEDSTHLRIWADHFGRPLAGGDESGIAVTVREVVAWTEERMSR from the coding sequence GTGAGCGCGGCCCCCGCCAGGGTGCCGTCCGGCCGTGGCAGGGCAGCGCTGGCGACGGACTGGTACCCGGCGTCCCTGCTGGAAAAGACCGCTGTCGGCCCGCGCACCCTGATCACTCACGACGGAGAGGTGTCCCGAGGCGTCCTCTACGAGCCCGGCACGGCGAGCCGGACAGTCTTCTGCCTCATGCATCCCCGGCAGGACCTCCAACGGCACCCGTTGATCCCCGGGCTGCTGGCGGCCGGGCACGCGGTCTGGGCGCAGACCGGACGTGAAGGGGGCAATGACCTGCGGCTGGTCCACGAGACCGCGCTGCTGGACGTGGCCGCCGGAACGGAGTTCCTGCGCGAGCGCGGCTTCGAGCACATCGTGCTCATCGGTCACTCGGGCGGAGCGGGCCTCTACTCGTTCTACACGGAGCAGTCGCTCGCCGCCCCCTTCGACCGCGTCGCCCGGACGCCGGGCGGGACGCCGGTCAGGCTGGCCGAGGCGGAAATGCCGGCGCCGGACGGGCTCGTTCTCGTCGCGCCGCACCCCGGCCAGGGGCGTCTGCTGCTGTCGATGATCGATCCCTCGGTCACGGATGAGAACGATCCGTTCTCGGTGGAGCTGGATCTCGACCCGTACCACCCGGCGAACGGCTTCGGCGAGGCGCCGGAGGGGTCGCACTACCCGGCCGAGTTCGTCGAGCGGTACCGCCGGGCCCAGCACGAGCGGGTCGCGCGGATCGACGAGCGGGCGCGTGACCTGATCGACGGGCAGCTCGCGGCCCGGAAGCGGTTCAAGAGTGGCTCGGGCGACCCCGCCGACCGGCGTCGCGGTGTCCTGACGCCGATCATCACCACGTATCGGACGGACGCCGACCCACGCTGCACCGACCTGCGCCTGGATCCGTCCGACCGTCCCTACGGTTCGGTGATCGGCGCGCGGCCGTCCGTGTCGAACTACGGCGTCACCGGCTTCGGCCGCCTCACCACGCCGGAGTCCTGGCTGTCGACCTGGTCCGGCCTCTCGTCGAACGCCGCTCTCGTCCGTTCTCTCGGCGGAGTGGCGATCCCGACGCTGACCATCGAGTTCACCGGGGACTGCTCGGTGTTCCCCGGCGACGTCCAAGACGCCCTCGCCGCCTTGAAGGCCGAGGACTCCACTCATCTGCGCATCTGGGCCGACCACTTCGGCAGGCCGCTCGCCGGAGGCGACGAGTCCGGGATCGCGGTGACCGTACGAGAAGTGGTTGCCTGGACCGAGGAGCGCATGAGCCGATGA
- a CDS encoding VOC family protein, translated as MLPQKFFTGKGEVSGAGTVGANHTAFACWDPVATMRFYGEILGFPLVHAVPALGWGKDDNPDMVHFFFDIGNGDTLAFFYYFGWPRPEPVHQVLRQSNHIAVEVPDEAGLRAFRDKLQAAGYEVMTVEHETIESIYVDDPNGIFFELTRPLRDLTGLDADDARRTMDGLTAALDAGGTSIQDVWRAKALANSPVGGPAIHVVDQPEWQGAVDFARKTGLETEQRDGYVVIHGGPFEIRRRETGLNLAVWFTLPAGGLEGRITRFDREVLRVEE; from the coding sequence GTGCTTCCCCAGAAGTTCTTCACCGGCAAGGGCGAGGTGAGCGGCGCCGGGACCGTCGGGGCCAACCACACCGCGTTCGCCTGCTGGGACCCGGTTGCGACAATGCGGTTCTACGGGGAGATCCTCGGATTCCCCCTCGTTCACGCCGTGCCCGCGCTCGGCTGGGGCAAGGACGACAACCCCGATATGGTCCACTTCTTCTTCGACATCGGGAACGGCGACACCCTGGCTTTCTTCTACTACTTCGGCTGGCCGCGGCCGGAGCCGGTCCACCAGGTGCTCCGGCAGTCCAACCACATCGCCGTCGAAGTGCCGGACGAGGCGGGCCTGCGGGCGTTCCGGGACAAACTCCAGGCCGCCGGATACGAGGTCATGACGGTGGAGCACGAGACCATCGAATCGATCTACGTGGATGACCCCAACGGGATCTTCTTCGAGCTCACCCGTCCCCTGCGCGACCTCACCGGGCTCGACGCCGACGACGCGAGGCGCACGATGGACGGGCTGACCGCGGCCCTGGACGCGGGCGGCACGTCCATCCAGGACGTCTGGCGGGCAAAGGCCCTGGCGAACTCCCCGGTCGGCGGCCCCGCGATCCACGTGGTGGATCAACCCGAGTGGCAGGGCGCGGTGGACTTCGCGCGCAAGACCGGTCTCGAGACCGAGCAGCGCGACGGCTATGTCGTCATCCACGGTGGGCCCTTCGAGATCCGGCGCCGGGAAACCGGGCTCAACCTGGCGGTGTGGTTCACGCTGCCCGCGGGTGGACTGGAAGGCCGGATCACGAGATTCGACCGCGAGGTGCTGAGGGTGGAGGAGTGA
- a CDS encoding FAD-dependent monooxygenase: MTARRVHVLGGGPAGLFVARLLALRCPGWHVHVYERNPPEETFGFAIGLTGGLLRALEEADPDMHRSITDAAYRFSSSGFRLPQGEARLGRFHSGAIARTHLLRLLLKGAREAGVRVEIGRSCTVTEVLGDADLVIAADGVSSATRNHFRQEFGAQVTPGRGRLIWCGAEVPLDGGIFMPVTTPDGLFVAHGYPYGEGLSSFVIDASASTLARAGLGGRQWAGEGESDEAALEYLSRAFSELLGGGSFIGNRSRWGWFNTVRCTRWHHGKTVLLGDAAATAHPSLGSGTKIAMESAIALVDAVTTLTDEPVSGALERFEAARRPEVERLQERATRSQLWWESFEVRRHLAPARMAVSYLSRSGAVSLDDLAVSDPQLVRLALVDFADVAPSEVPGSGITDWVLDRPLAAQRHRQSGTAEPTASIEVTSGDAWGLAADEVLAQAREFLRQGVHAIRLTGVDSRSGLLDRLAIGERIKTELSAVVEVTASPEHLRHAADGIVAGRADLVRTGDGS; the protein is encoded by the coding sequence ATGACAGCTCGACGTGTGCACGTGCTCGGCGGTGGTCCCGCAGGCCTCTTCGTGGCCCGGCTGCTGGCCCTCCGATGCCCCGGCTGGCACGTCCACGTGTACGAGCGGAACCCTCCCGAGGAGACCTTCGGTTTCGCGATCGGCCTCACCGGCGGCCTGCTCAGGGCGTTGGAGGAGGCCGACCCGGACATGCACCGGAGCATCACGGATGCCGCGTACCGGTTCTCTTCCAGCGGCTTCCGGCTTCCGCAGGGCGAGGCGCGGCTCGGCCGGTTCCACAGTGGCGCGATCGCCCGCACGCACTTGCTCCGGCTGCTGCTGAAGGGAGCACGCGAAGCGGGCGTCCGGGTGGAGATCGGCCGGTCGTGCACGGTCACCGAAGTACTCGGAGACGCGGACCTCGTGATCGCCGCCGACGGGGTCTCCAGCGCCACCCGTAACCACTTCCGTCAGGAGTTCGGTGCCCAGGTCACCCCGGGGCGCGGCAGGCTCATCTGGTGCGGCGCCGAAGTGCCGCTCGACGGCGGGATCTTCATGCCGGTGACCACACCGGACGGACTCTTCGTCGCCCACGGCTATCCCTACGGTGAGGGGCTGTCCAGCTTCGTCATCGACGCGTCTGCTTCGACTTTGGCGAGAGCCGGCCTCGGTGGCCGGCAATGGGCCGGCGAGGGTGAGTCGGACGAGGCGGCCCTGGAGTACCTGTCCAGGGCATTCTCCGAGTTGCTCGGCGGTGGCTCCTTCATCGGCAACCGGTCACGGTGGGGGTGGTTCAACACCGTCCGCTGCACCCGCTGGCACCACGGCAAGACCGTGTTGCTGGGCGACGCGGCGGCCACCGCCCACCCCTCCCTGGGTTCCGGCACGAAGATCGCCATGGAGAGCGCGATCGCCCTCGTCGATGCGGTGACGACCCTCACGGACGAACCTGTGTCCGGTGCCCTCGAGCGCTTCGAGGCCGCCCGGCGCCCCGAGGTCGAACGGCTCCAGGAACGCGCCACCCGCAGCCAGCTGTGGTGGGAGTCCTTCGAAGTTCGGCGGCACCTCGCTCCCGCCCGCATGGCCGTGTCCTACCTCAGCCGCTCCGGAGCCGTCTCCCTCGACGACCTGGCCGTCTCGGACCCGCAGCTGGTGAGGCTGGCCCTCGTGGACTTCGCCGACGTGGCGCCGAGCGAGGTGCCCGGCTCGGGGATCACCGACTGGGTGCTCGACCGGCCGTTGGCGGCACAGCGGCACAGGCAGTCCGGGACTGCCGAGCCCACGGCGTCCATCGAGGTGACCTCCGGGGACGCCTGGGGACTCGCCGCCGACGAAGTTTTGGCGCAGGCAAGGGAGTTCCTGCGTCAAGGCGTCCACGCCATCCGCCTCACCGGCGTGGACTCACGCAGTGGTCTCCTCGACCGCCTGGCCATCGGGGAGCGGATCAAGACGGAGCTCTCCGCCGTCGTCGAGGTCACGGCGAGCCCGGAACACCTGCGGCACGCCGCGGACGGCATCGTGGCCGGCCGCGCGGACCTCGTCCGCACAGGCGACGGGTCGTGA
- a CDS encoding nuclear transport factor 2 family protein, whose product MRIPAMSHACISEALQALLFEPDLELHQVLDQYYAPDYTHRSDGKTLNRDEFAKVIRRVRSEVTGGAVTVLDELCDGVTYAERHTICLSLADGSLHHREIAVFGTFAEDGRFRRLSESGFDIDRPDQAP is encoded by the coding sequence GTGAGGATTCCCGCAATGAGTCATGCCTGTATCAGCGAAGCCCTTCAGGCCCTGCTCTTCGAGCCCGACCTCGAACTGCACCAGGTCCTCGATCAGTACTACGCACCCGACTACACACACCGCAGCGACGGAAAGACGCTGAACCGCGACGAGTTCGCCAAGGTGATCCGTCGCGTGCGCAGCGAGGTCACCGGAGGCGCGGTCACCGTGCTCGACGAGCTCTGCGATGGTGTCACCTACGCCGAGCGGCACACCATCTGCCTGAGTCTCGCGGACGGTTCACTTCACCACCGGGAGATCGCGGTCTTCGGCACCTTCGCCGAGGACGGTCGCTTCCGGCGTCTGAGCGAGAGCGGCTTCGACATCGATCGACCTGACCAGGCTCCTTGA
- a CDS encoding TetR/AcrR family transcriptional regulator has product MITAAIDLFREHGALVTIPQVAAKAQVGKATVYRGFPTKEDLLESITQLGLDELARRTAKARREADPYEGFRVYVFELFDVLAHDRLLAERLADAVSQTALPLLEPLIEVMETARATGKLRADATPRDVRVLLCGAALQLVRFGERDPAVWRRYGDMVLQALCHRP; this is encoded by the coding sequence GTGATCACCGCCGCGATCGACCTGTTCCGCGAACACGGGGCGTTGGTCACGATTCCCCAGGTCGCCGCGAAAGCTCAGGTCGGCAAAGCAACGGTGTACCGAGGCTTTCCCACCAAGGAGGACTTGCTCGAGTCGATCACGCAGCTGGGCTTGGACGAGCTCGCACGACGCACAGCGAAGGCACGGCGCGAGGCCGACCCCTACGAGGGGTTCCGCGTCTATGTTTTCGAACTTTTCGATGTCCTGGCCCACGATCGCCTGCTGGCCGAACGGCTCGCGGACGCTGTTTCCCAGACCGCCCTGCCACTCCTGGAGCCGCTGATCGAGGTCATGGAGACCGCTCGGGCGACCGGGAAGCTGCGTGCGGACGCCACACCGCGGGACGTGCGTGTGCTCTTGTGCGGCGCGGCACTGCAGCTGGTGCGGTTCGGAGAACGTGACCCCGCGGTCTGGCGCCGATATGGGGACATGGTGCTACAGGCGCTATGCCATCGCCCCTGA
- a CDS encoding SDR family NAD(P)-dependent oxidoreductase, with protein MDLRLKDKRAVVTGGSRGIGLAVGRALAQEGADVALVGRNAQAAVEQATLLAADTGTRVIGIGADTGDDASVAAMATTAIEQLGGVDILVNNAAMTNPGVIAESALEAEINVKVRGYLRCARAFAPGMVERGWGRIINVGGIAARRTGLVTGSVRNIAVAALTKNLADELGPRGVNVTVVHPGATSTDTATKALAAKAESRGLTPEEVEREFSATISIGRIVTPDEVAAVVAFLASPRSVALNGDPIIAGGGDLGPIYY; from the coding sequence ATGGATTTGAGGCTGAAGGACAAACGCGCGGTGGTCACCGGCGGCAGCCGGGGCATCGGCCTGGCAGTGGGCCGGGCTCTCGCCCAGGAAGGCGCCGATGTCGCACTCGTCGGCCGCAATGCGCAGGCGGCGGTCGAGCAGGCCACTCTGCTCGCCGCCGACACCGGGACACGCGTGATCGGGATCGGCGCGGACACCGGTGACGACGCCTCGGTAGCCGCCATGGCCACCACCGCCATCGAGCAACTGGGCGGCGTCGACATCCTGGTCAACAACGCGGCCATGACCAACCCCGGCGTGATCGCGGAGTCGGCGCTGGAAGCGGAGATCAACGTCAAAGTACGGGGCTATCTGCGTTGTGCCAGGGCGTTCGCGCCCGGCATGGTCGAGCGCGGCTGGGGCCGGATCATCAACGTCGGCGGCATCGCCGCGCGGCGCACCGGCTTGGTAACCGGCTCGGTACGCAACATCGCCGTTGCCGCGCTGACCAAGAACCTCGCCGACGAACTGGGCCCCCGTGGCGTGAACGTCACCGTCGTACACCCCGGCGCCACCAGCACCGACACCGCAACCAAGGCGCTCGCCGCCAAAGCCGAGTCCCGCGGGCTGACGCCGGAGGAGGTCGAACGCGAGTTCAGCGCGACGATCTCGATCGGCCGGATCGTCACCCCGGACGAGGTCGCCGCCGTGGTCGCGTTTCTGGCCAGCCCGCGCAGTGTCGCGCTCAACGGCGATCCGATCATCGCCGGCGGCGGTGATCTCGGTCCGATCTATTACTGA
- a CDS encoding carboxymuconolactone decarboxylase family protein, whose product MARIGYPELPADERTVNIVRMLGHSPDIGSAVSKLGAAQFAAGALPAVDRELVIMNSGVAFSAPYEWEQHISISRSVGVTDAQRDALAARDLTSSEFTEAQRTLLAFADSAARSPEVPDEIFEAARGHYTDRQLVETVIMVGFYFLIARVSTVFQLEIDPPDDSSVLNTIVDEYKTSQQHIPTS is encoded by the coding sequence ATGGCTCGTATCGGCTATCCGGAACTTCCCGCGGACGAAAGGACAGTCAACATCGTCCGCATGCTCGGGCATTCACCCGATATCGGCTCCGCCGTCAGCAAGCTGGGCGCAGCCCAGTTCGCCGCGGGGGCACTGCCCGCGGTCGACCGTGAGCTGGTCATCATGAACAGCGGCGTAGCGTTCTCGGCCCCGTACGAATGGGAGCAACACATCTCCATCTCGCGATCGGTGGGAGTCACCGACGCCCAGCGCGACGCGCTGGCCGCCCGCGACCTCACTTCCAGCGAGTTCACCGAGGCCCAGCGCACCCTGCTCGCGTTCGCCGACAGCGCCGCACGATCACCCGAAGTGCCGGACGAGATCTTCGAGGCGGCGCGCGGCCACTACACCGACCGACAACTGGTCGAGACCGTCATCATGGTCGGTTTCTACTTCCTCATTGCCCGCGTGAGCACCGTCTTCCAGCTGGAGATCGACCCACCCGACGACAGCTCGGTGCTCAACACGATCGTGGACGAATACAAGACTTCCCAGCAGCACATTCCGACATCTTGA
- a CDS encoding TetR/AcrR family transcriptional regulator: protein MTSEQTARSGAASRGRPRDPAVESAILRATLERLAADGYARTSLGDIAKAAGVTRPTIYLRWANLHELVVDALGLIAPGAAGADVDGLDPQDALKAALRAVMPAEVRERGLGLMGHILADAGRHPDLLEIFRERTIAPQLNILIDTMRQLQDHGSVKADVDVEVLADLCLGSYLATFLRTGELDPAEADRVIDTLWPLISTDD from the coding sequence ATGACCAGCGAGCAGACCGCCCGGTCCGGGGCGGCGTCCCGGGGCAGGCCGAGAGACCCCGCGGTGGAGAGCGCGATCCTCAGGGCGACGTTGGAGCGGCTGGCGGCGGACGGATACGCGCGCACGTCCCTCGGAGACATCGCCAAGGCGGCCGGCGTCACGCGTCCGACGATCTACCTGCGCTGGGCGAACCTGCACGAGCTCGTGGTCGATGCGCTCGGCCTGATCGCACCGGGCGCGGCCGGTGCCGATGTGGACGGACTCGACCCGCAGGACGCCCTCAAGGCAGCCCTGCGCGCGGTGATGCCGGCAGAGGTGCGGGAGCGGGGCCTGGGCCTGATGGGCCACATCCTGGCTGACGCCGGACGCCACCCGGACCTGCTCGAGATCTTCCGGGAACGGACGATCGCTCCGCAGCTGAACATCCTGATCGACACGATGCGGCAGTTGCAGGACCACGGCTCGGTCAAGGCGGACGTCGACGTCGAGGTCCTCGCCGACCTGTGCCTGGGCAGCTACCTCGCGACCTTCCTGCGCACCGGCGAGCTCGATCCCGCCGAGGCCGACCGGGTGATCGACACCCTGTGGCCGTTGATCAGCACCGACGACTGA
- a CDS encoding amidohydrolase family protein, with amino-acid sequence MKTITLEEHFGVPAASKWVPEMQGDWLAGQLDDLGEGRLQEMDAHGIDIQVLSLLSPGVQLLTGQEAVQTARNSNDLLAKAVREHPTRFMGWAALPTDDPRAAADELDRAVSELGLAGALVNSTFGTNGAFLDDPRFEPLLARIEQLGVPLYLHPAAPPQALRNLLFDGFTPVVGHLLETAAWGWHSELGLHSLRMVLAGVFERHPDLRVVLGHGGEMLPFMMARIDEFLLPERTGLAELPSAYFLRNFWVTTSALTALPPVLCALQVFGVDRVLFSVDYPLTQMGPVRAVLDALPLAPADKQKVAGGNAAALLGLGS; translated from the coding sequence ATGAAGACGATCACCCTTGAAGAACACTTCGGAGTTCCGGCAGCCAGCAAGTGGGTCCCTGAGATGCAGGGGGACTGGCTGGCCGGCCAACTCGACGACCTCGGCGAAGGGCGGCTCCAGGAGATGGACGCCCACGGAATCGACATCCAGGTCCTTTCCCTCCTCTCGCCCGGCGTGCAACTGCTCACCGGTCAGGAGGCGGTGCAGACCGCCCGGAACTCCAACGACCTGCTGGCCAAGGCCGTGCGGGAACACCCGACGCGATTCATGGGATGGGCCGCGCTGCCCACGGACGACCCCCGGGCCGCCGCGGACGAACTGGACCGGGCCGTGAGCGAGCTCGGCCTCGCCGGGGCACTGGTGAACAGCACGTTCGGCACCAACGGCGCCTTCCTGGACGACCCCCGGTTCGAGCCGCTGCTCGCCCGGATCGAACAGCTCGGCGTGCCGCTCTACCTCCACCCTGCCGCACCGCCGCAGGCCCTGCGGAACCTGCTGTTCGACGGCTTCACGCCGGTCGTCGGCCACCTCCTCGAGACGGCCGCCTGGGGCTGGCACTCCGAACTCGGGCTCCACAGCCTGCGCATGGTCCTGGCCGGCGTCTTCGAGCGCCACCCGGATCTGCGCGTGGTCCTGGGGCACGGCGGGGAAATGCTGCCGTTCATGATGGCCCGCATCGACGAATTCCTGCTCCCGGAACGGACCGGGCTCGCGGAACTGCCGTCCGCCTACTTCCTGCGGAACTTCTGGGTGACCACCAGCGCCCTCACCGCGCTGCCGCCCGTCCTGTGCGCCCTGCAGGTCTTCGGCGTCGACCGCGTCCTGTTCAGCGTCGACTACCCGCTCACTCAGATGGGTCCGGTCCGCGCCGTGCTCGACGCGCTGCCGCTCGCCCCCGCCGACAAACAGAAGGTGGCCGGCGGCAACGCCGCCGCACTGCTCGGTCTCGGGTCCTAG
- a CDS encoding TetR/AcrR family transcriptional regulator — protein sequence MVALECNNVNMRQADGGKQDGRTRNAQINRERVYAAAIKVFASRGYDAATMDEIAAEAGVVRRTAFNHFPAKSDIATEWAVRVGEAVFALVCDVGHIASAAGRVRAYFHELALRAERDWDETRQMTTGLLRGHGAPAHRSQLSAELRDWLLASQRERPGNGPAPAADPALTVDVLYDVFQGAVVRRLSQEAPPRGALTAEVDAAIALVLAGFASGAGYPGASGVQPHNNLLD from the coding sequence ATGGTTGCACTGGAGTGCAATAATGTCAACATGAGGCAGGCGGATGGTGGGAAGCAGGACGGCAGGACGCGCAACGCCCAGATCAACCGGGAGCGCGTCTATGCGGCAGCGATCAAGGTGTTCGCCTCGCGCGGCTACGACGCCGCCACGATGGACGAGATCGCGGCAGAGGCCGGCGTGGTCCGGCGGACCGCGTTCAATCACTTCCCCGCGAAGTCGGACATCGCCACCGAGTGGGCCGTACGAGTCGGGGAGGCGGTGTTCGCGCTGGTCTGCGACGTCGGCCACATCGCCTCGGCCGCAGGCCGGGTGCGGGCGTATTTCCACGAGCTGGCCCTGCGGGCGGAGCGGGACTGGGATGAGACCCGGCAGATGACAACCGGGCTGCTGCGCGGACACGGCGCACCGGCCCACCGCTCGCAGCTTTCCGCGGAACTGCGCGACTGGCTGCTCGCCTCTCAACGGGAGCGGCCGGGCAACGGACCGGCACCCGCTGCCGATCCCGCCCTGACCGTGGACGTGCTCTACGACGTCTTCCAGGGCGCAGTCGTGCGACGGCTCTCCCAAGAGGCTCCGCCGCGCGGGGCGCTCACGGCCGAGGTGGACGCCGCAATCGCGCTCGTGCTGGCCGGGTTCGCGAGTGGTGCCGGATACCCGGGCGCGTCTGGTGTCCAGCCTCACAATAATTTACTTGACTAG